A single genomic interval of Trichosurus vulpecula isolate mTriVul1 chromosome 6, mTriVul1.pri, whole genome shotgun sequence harbors:
- the CDK2AP2 gene encoding cyclin-dependent kinase 2-associated protein 2: MSYKPIAPAPTSTSGSSAQGPGTPIPSATSVPSPSGSVPGAAAPFRPLFNDFGPPSMGYVQAMKPPGSQGSQSTYTDLLSVIEEMGKEIRPTYAGSKSAMERLKRGIIHARALVRECLAETERNART, from the exons ATGTCCTACAAACCCATCGCTCCAGCGCCGACCAGCACTAGCGGCTCCAGCGCGCAGGGGCCCGGCACTCCCATCCCTTCAG CCACGAGTGTCCCCTCCCCTTCGGGCTCAGTCCCTGGAGCCGCTGCCCCCTTCCGCCCCCTCTTCAATGACTTCGGGCCTCCTTCCATGGGCTATGTGCAG GCTATGAAGCCTCCTGGCTCCCAGGGCTCCCAGAGCACCTATACAGACCTGCTCTCTGTCATTGAAGAGATGGGCAAGGAGATCCGGCCCACCTACGCTGGCAGCAAGAGCGCCATGGAGCGACTGAAGCGAG gCATCATCCATGCCCGGGCGCTGGTCAGAGAATGCCTGGCAGAGACAGAGCGCAACGCCCGCACGTAA